The proteins below are encoded in one region of Cucurbita pepo subsp. pepo cultivar mu-cu-16 chromosome LG10, ASM280686v2, whole genome shotgun sequence:
- the LOC111804449 gene encoding probable WRKY transcription factor 15 yields the protein MAVDLISHPYPPPSTTHNMEPNAVQEAASGLESVEKLIRLLSNAQHHSLPTSTQSPNSTSNSPTDFPTDCRAAADAAVSKFKKVISLLGRSRLGHARFRRAPLPLPQPQVLYATPIQQIPPHRHLPAGDLDNNDSLTTTLNFSYSSAHNSFISSLTGDCDTKQPSSSSPFQIINLSQVSSAGKPPLSTSSLKRKCSSDNLGSGKCGAASSSGRCHCSKKRKVRVKRVVRVPAISLKMADIPPDDYSWRKYGQKPIKGSPHPRGYYKCSSVRGCPARKHVERAGDDPAMLVVTYEGEHNHTLSLPQPSTLILESS from the exons ATGGCTGTGGACCTCATCTCCCACCCCTACCCTCCTCCCTCCACCACCCACAATATGGAACCCAACGCCGTCCAAGAGGCTGCCTCAGGCCTCGAGAGCGTCGAGAAACTCATCCGATTGCTCTCCAATGCCCAACATCACTCCTTACCCACCTCTACTCAATCCCCCAATTCCACTTCCAATTCTCCCACCGATTTCCCCACCGACTGCCGCGCCGCCGCCGATGCTGCTGTCTCCAAGTTCAAAAAGGTTATTTCTCTCCTCGGCCGGAGCCGTCTTGGCCACGCTCGCTTCAGAAGagctcctctccctcttccTCAACCCCAAGTCCTCTACGCCACTCCCATCCAGCAGATCCCACCCCATCGCCATCTCCCCGCCGGCGACCTCGACAACAACGACTCTCTCACTACTACTCTTAATTTCTCTTATTCCTCTGCCCATAACTCCTTCATCTCCTCCTTGACCGGCGACTGTGATACCAAGCAGCCTTCCTCCTCCTCGCCTTTTCAGATTATCAACCTCTCCCAAGTCTCCTCCGCCGGGAAACCCCCCCTCTCTACTTCTTCGCTTAAGAGAAAGTGTAGCTCCGACAACCTGGGATCCGGCAAGTGCGGCGCTGCTTCTTCCTCCGGCCGATGCCACTGTTCCAAGAAGAg AAAAGTGAGAGTGAAGAGGGTGGTGAGGGTTCCGGCGATAAGCTTGAAAATGGCGGATATCCCACCGGACGACTATTCATGGAGGAAATATGGTCAAAAGCCCATTAAAGGCTCTCCACATCCCAG gGGTTATTACAAGTGTAGCAGCGTCAGAGGTTGCCCAGCCCGGAAACACGTAGAACGTGCCGGAGACGATCCGGCGATGCTAGTGGTGACCTACGAAGGAGAACACAATCACACTCTCTCTCTGCCCCAACCCTCCACTCTCATCCTCGAGTCTTCTTAG